The Impatiens glandulifera chromosome 8, dImpGla2.1, whole genome shotgun sequence genome includes a window with the following:
- the LOC124912272 gene encoding chaperone protein dnaJ C76, chloroplastic, whose translation MAQILSPVCTDALKFQNPWRRRLCSTILTNRNKNNMIGTYTNRRRAPSKLRVAVENFPLSDEIADDYYAVLGLLPDATPEQIKKAYYNCMKSCHPDLSGDNPETTNFCMFINEVYEILSDPVQRMIYDEIHGYALTAINPFLDDSSTKNNVFVDEFSCIGCKNCANVDPEVFGIEEDYGRARVYCQNGNRDNIQQAIDSCPVDCIHWTSAAQLSLLEDEMRRVERVNVALMLSGMGSGALDVFRIASSRWQKRQAKVLEQAKTRMMKQKGSDKSESYWDNLWANPTRNRQDTDEKVEERSRRAAAAARRWREYSRKGVDKRPSFRLPEAIPNKEN comes from the exons ATGGCTCAAATACTCTCTCCAGTATGCACAGACGCACTCAAATTTCAGAATCCATGGCGACGACGTCTTTGTTCAACAATTCTAACCAATAGGAACAAGAACAACATGATCGGTACATATACAAATCGAAGAAGAGCTCCTTCCAAGCTTAGAGTTGCCGTTGAAAACTTTCCTTTGTCAGATGAAATCGCCGATGATTATTATGCAGTTTTAGGACTG CTTCCAGATGCAACACCAGAGCAAATAAAAAAGGCCTATTATAATTGCATGAAATCATGCCATCCTGATTTGAGCGGTGACAATCCAGAGACAACTAATTTCTGTATGTTCATCAATGAGGTCTATGAG ATTCTTAGTGATCCAGTGCAGCGAATGATTTATGATGAAATTCATGGGTATGCGTTGACTGCAATTAATCCATTCTTGGATGATTCAAGCACGAAGAATAATGTTTTTGTGGATGAGTTTAGCTGCATAG GGTGCAAAAACTGTGCCAATGTAGACCCAGAGGTGTTCGGTATTGAGGAAGACTATGGAAGGGCCAGAGTTTATTGTCAGAATGGAAACCGTGACAACATTCAACAGGCTATTGATAGTTG TCCAGTAGATTGTATACACTGGACTTCTGCTGCACAGCTATCCTTGCTTGAAGATGAAATGCGCAGGGTAGAAAGAGTAAAT GTTGCGCTAATGCTTTCCGGAATGGGCTCAGGGGCACTGGATGTGTTTAGAATT GCTAGTTCCAGATGGCAAAAGAGACAAGCTAAAGTGCTG GAGCAAGCTAAAACAAGGATGATGAAACAGAAAGGTTCTGACAAAAGTGAATCATATTGGGACAACCTTTGGGCCAATCCTACTAGAAACCGACAAGATACtg ATGAGAAAGTGGAAGAGAGATCGAGAAGGGCAGCTGCAGCTGCTCGAAGGTGGAGAGAATACTCGAGAAAAGGAGTTGATAAACGCCCTAGCTTCAGGCTACCAGAAGCCATTCCCAACAAGGAGAATTGA